In Ruminococcaceae bacterium BL-4, one DNA window encodes the following:
- a CDS encoding Sodium/glutamate symporter, with translation MTFETIDNVLQISANSVMTIAMAAVLLLIGYFVNSKVSFLRKYCIPAPVVGGFLFMFITFLGHMSGTFSFKFDSSFQDPFMLAFFTTVGLGASFALLKKGGLLLIIYWLCAGVISIFQNIIGIAVGSAVGLQAPYSLLASAISMIGGHGAALAYGNTFAQMGYAPAPLVGAATATFGLILAVLVGGPVGRRLIEKYHLKPDESENFDTDVTSVNAITSEKRNGLDVMKNVTAILVCMALGMVVSKWIGGLIGMSFPTYVGAMFIAVILRNINEKTHFYKFDFSLVEGIGDVMLNLYLSIAMMTLRLWELADLVGGVLIILVCQVIFMVLVSYFIIFRILGKNYDAAVMCAGLCGHGLGATPSAIVNMTAINERYGMSRRAMMIVPIVGAFLVDIIYQPQTIWFIKTFVHVITG, from the coding sequence ATGACTTTTGAAACCATCGACAATGTCCTTCAGATCAGTGCCAACTCCGTTATGACCATCGCTATGGCGGCAGTTCTTCTGCTGATCGGCTACTTTGTAAACAGCAAAGTCAGTTTTCTCCGCAAATACTGTATCCCTGCGCCGGTGGTAGGTGGTTTTCTGTTTATGTTTATCACCTTTTTGGGCCATATGAGCGGAACGTTCTCCTTTAAGTTTGACTCGTCTTTTCAGGATCCGTTCATGCTGGCATTCTTTACCACAGTCGGATTGGGTGCAAGCTTTGCACTGCTCAAAAAAGGCGGCCTGCTGCTGATTATTTACTGGCTTTGCGCAGGCGTTATTTCCATCTTTCAAAACATTATTGGTATTGCAGTCGGTTCTGCAGTTGGTCTGCAGGCGCCCTATTCCTTATTAGCCAGTGCAATCTCCATGATCGGCGGTCACGGCGCAGCTCTTGCTTATGGCAATACATTCGCGCAGATGGGCTATGCCCCCGCACCTCTGGTTGGCGCTGCCACCGCTACATTCGGATTGATTTTGGCTGTTCTGGTAGGCGGGCCGGTCGGACGCAGATTAATTGAAAAATATCACCTCAAACCTGACGAAAGTGAAAACTTCGATACCGACGTCACCTCTGTAAACGCTATAACCTCTGAAAAACGCAATGGCCTCGACGTTATGAAAAATGTAACCGCTATTCTCGTCTGCATGGCTCTTGGCATGGTAGTTTCCAAATGGATTGGCGGCCTGATCGGCATGAGCTTCCCCACTTATGTTGGCGCAATGTTTATCGCGGTCATTCTGCGCAATATCAATGAAAAAACTCATTTTTATAAATTTGATTTTTCGCTGGTCGAAGGTATCGGCGACGTCATGCTGAACTTATATCTGTCGATCGCAATGATGACGCTGCGTTTGTGGGAGCTTGCAGATCTCGTCGGCGGCGTGCTGATCATCCTCGTCTGTCAGGTAATCTTTATGGTTCTTGTTAGCTACTTTATTATCTTCCGCATTCTCGGTAAAAACTACGATGCGGCTGTTATGTGTGCCGGCCTCTGCGGTCATGGACTTGGCGCAACCCCGTCTGCCATTGTCAACATGACTGCAATTAACGAACGCTACGGAATGTCCCGCCGTGCAATGATGATCGTCCCGATCGTCGGCGCATTCCTCGTAGATATTATCTATCAGCCGCAAACGATCTGGTTTATTAAGACATTTGTCCACGTGATCACGGGCTGA
- a CDS encoding Glutamate formimidoyltransferase codes for MAKLVECIPNFSEGRNHAVLDALVAVAKSVPGCTLMDVQSDPTHNRSVFTLVGSPEGIEEVSFQLCKKAAELIDMRKHEGAHPRMGATDVIPFVPTIGMTVEECVELSKRVAKRIWEELQIPSFLYEDSATTPERRNLATVRKGQFEGMPEKLLLPEWKPDYGERKIHPTAGITAIGARMPLVAFNVNLGTSDVQIAKKIAKVVRASSGGFKYCKAIGLLLEDRNIAQVSMNMVNYEGTPLYRVFEVIRAEAQRWGVPIIGSEVVGLTPAKALVDCAEYYLKIENFDYHKQVMENHLING; via the coding sequence ATGGCAAAACTTGTTGAATGCATTCCGAATTTCAGTGAGGGGCGCAACCATGCAGTTCTAGATGCTTTAGTTGCTGTTGCAAAAAGCGTTCCCGGCTGCACCTTGATGGATGTGCAGTCCGACCCAACGCATAACCGTTCCGTATTTACTTTGGTAGGTTCCCCCGAAGGAATCGAAGAAGTCTCTTTTCAGCTCTGCAAAAAAGCTGCAGAACTCATTGATATGAGAAAGCATGAAGGCGCTCATCCCCGGATGGGTGCTACCGATGTCATTCCGTTTGTGCCGACAATCGGCATGACCGTTGAAGAGTGCGTTGAGCTCTCAAAACGCGTTGCAAAACGCATTTGGGAAGAACTGCAGATTCCTAGCTTTCTCTACGAAGATTCCGCTACAACGCCCGAGCGCCGAAATCTGGCTACCGTTCGCAAAGGCCAATTTGAAGGAATGCCCGAAAAGCTTCTGCTCCCCGAATGGAAACCCGACTACGGTGAGCGCAAAATTCATCCAACAGCCGGCATTACTGCAATCGGCGCCCGGATGCCGCTGGTTGCGTTTAACGTGAACCTTGGGACCTCCGACGTACAGATCGCCAAGAAAATTGCAAAGGTTGTCCGCGCTTCTTCCGGCGGATTCAAATACTGCAAAGCAATCGGCCTGCTTTTGGAAGACCGCAATATAGCGCAGGTCTCCATGAACATGGTAAACTACGAAGGCACCCCACTCTACCGGGTATTCGAAGTCATTCGTGCCGAAGCACAACGCTGGGGTGTTCCGATTATCGGCAGCGAAGTTGTCGGTCTGACTCCTGCAAAGGCCTTGGTGGACTGTGCGGAATATTATCTGAAGATTGAAAATTTTGACTATCACAAACAGGTCATGGAAAATCATCTCATTAACGGTTAA
- a CDS encoding Formiminotetrahydrofolate cyclodeaminase → MKLVDDTVTGFTNLMASSEPAPGGGSAAALEGALGAALTAMVCALTQGKKKYAAFEDLAKETEQKANVLKERYLDVLDRDTDAFHKVSAVFAMPKNTDDEKAVRSEAMQKALKGCTETPFEIMELACETLDLVTGILDCSNVSAKSDLGCAALSLKSAAQCAWLNVLINLGGIKDSEFVDTYRKNGAALLEKAIKSADSIYLNVVASL, encoded by the coding sequence ATGAAGCTTGTTGACGATACCGTCACCGGTTTTACCAATCTGATGGCTTCTTCCGAGCCGGCCCCAGGAGGCGGCTCCGCTGCTGCGCTGGAAGGGGCTCTGGGTGCGGCTCTTACCGCAATGGTATGCGCTCTGACACAGGGGAAGAAAAAATACGCTGCATTTGAGGATTTGGCAAAAGAAACCGAACAGAAAGCCAATGTGCTCAAAGAACGCTATCTGGACGTTCTTGATCGGGATACCGATGCTTTTCATAAGGTCAGCGCTGTTTTCGCCATGCCGAAAAACACCGACGATGAAAAAGCAGTGCGCAGCGAAGCCATGCAGAAAGCTCTGAAAGGCTGCACCGAGACTCCTTTTGAAATAATGGAACTCGCCTGCGAAACACTAGATCTTGTAACCGGAATTTTGGATTGCTCCAATGTGAGCGCCAAAAGCGACCTTGGCTGCGCCGCGCTCAGTCTCAAATCGGCTGCACAATGCGCATGGCTCAACGTTCTCATCAATCTCGGAGGAATCAAAGACTCCGAATTTGTAGATACCTATCGCAAAAACGGAGCGGCTTTGTTGGAGAAGGCCATAAAATCAGCCGACAGCATCTACCTAAACGTTGTAGCTTCTCTTTGA
- a CDS encoding conserved protein of unknown function (Evidence 4 : Unknown function but conserved in other organisms), giving the protein MEPLIRHIFPSDFVVSSWSGGTTSQIAIAPQNAQYAERDFLWRLSTATVNVQESDFTMLPDYFRYISLLKGKIRLSHNDGKVLSLSPYEIHAFDGGSATHSEGTCVDFNLMLRKGVCKGNLFCLHLAENTEMTIPAAPFTNDHHYTTVVYAAKGSGTLSARTASQAFSCKEAVMISEFSAPLLLKSHKSSIFMIAEIDTPLSAPI; this is encoded by the coding sequence ATGGAACCGCTGATCCGTCATATTTTCCCCTCTGATTTTGTCGTCAGCAGTTGGAGCGGCGGAACCACTTCGCAGATTGCGATCGCCCCCCAAAACGCGCAATACGCAGAACGTGATTTTCTTTGGCGTCTCAGCACTGCCACCGTCAATGTTCAGGAATCGGATTTTACCATGCTGCCGGATTATTTCCGCTATATTTCCCTATTAAAAGGAAAAATACGTCTTTCTCACAATGATGGAAAAGTTCTCTCACTTTCTCCCTATGAGATTCACGCGTTTGATGGCGGCAGCGCTACCCATTCGGAAGGAACCTGTGTAGATTTTAACCTGATGCTGCGAAAAGGAGTCTGCAAGGGGAATCTTTTCTGCCTGCATTTAGCCGAAAATACAGAAATGACCATTCCGGCTGCCCCCTTCACAAACGATCATCACTATACAACGGTTGTCTATGCAGCGAAAGGCAGCGGCACGCTCTCTGCGAGAACTGCCTCTCAAGCGTTTTCCTGCAAAGAAGCTGTTATGATCTCAGAATTTTCTGCGCCTTTACTTTTAAAGAGCCATAAATCTTCTATTTTTATGATCGCCGAAATAGACACACCGCTCTCAGCTCCGATTTAA